From the Accumulibacter sp. genome, one window contains:
- a CDS encoding acetate/propionate family kinase: MESLILVLNAGSSSLKFSLFTVRTAGEMDAVAVGQIEGLGTAPRLKVKDGAGERIADEQWDKGEVSGHAQALQRIAGLLRSRFQGSVLAGVGHRVVHGGPDYAAPLLVTPEAMRRLEDFIPLAPLHQPHNLAAIRAVQEVQPDLPQVACFDTAFHQTQERVAQFYGLPYEYFERGVRRYGFHGLSYEYIAGALPAVAPAIAGGRVVVAHLGSGASMCAMRAGRSVGSSMGFTALDGLLMGTRPGNMDPGIVLYLLQQEGMSAKQIEDLLYKRSGLLGLSGIGNDMRVLLASEEARARLAIEHFVYRIGRELGALAAVLGGLDALVFTAGIGENSARIRELVCEQAAWLGIEIDRAANEAGGPCISRGGKASAWVLPTNEELMIARHTRQLLAL, from the coding sequence ATGGAAAGTCTGATCCTCGTTCTCAACGCCGGCTCGTCGAGCCTCAAGTTCTCGCTGTTCACCGTCCGCACGGCCGGCGAGATGGACGCCGTTGCGGTCGGCCAGATCGAGGGCCTGGGGACCGCGCCGCGGCTCAAGGTCAAGGATGGCGCCGGCGAGCGGATTGCCGACGAGCAGTGGGACAAGGGCGAGGTGAGCGGTCATGCGCAGGCGCTGCAGCGGATCGCCGGACTGCTTCGCTCGCGTTTCCAGGGCAGCGTGCTGGCCGGCGTCGGCCACCGCGTCGTGCATGGCGGCCCCGACTACGCGGCTCCCCTGTTGGTGACGCCGGAAGCGATGCGCCGCCTCGAGGACTTCATCCCGCTGGCGCCGTTGCATCAGCCGCACAACCTGGCGGCGATCCGTGCCGTGCAGGAGGTGCAGCCGGATCTGCCGCAGGTCGCCTGTTTCGACACCGCCTTCCACCAGACTCAGGAGCGCGTCGCGCAGTTCTACGGGCTGCCCTACGAGTACTTCGAGCGCGGCGTGCGCCGCTACGGCTTCCACGGGCTGTCCTACGAGTACATTGCCGGCGCCCTGCCGGCGGTTGCCCCGGCGATCGCCGGCGGGCGGGTGGTCGTCGCCCACCTCGGCAGTGGTGCCAGCATGTGCGCCATGCGTGCCGGCCGGAGCGTCGGCAGTTCGATGGGGTTCACCGCCCTCGACGGCCTGCTGATGGGTACGCGGCCGGGCAACATGGATCCCGGCATCGTGCTCTACCTGCTGCAGCAGGAGGGGATGAGCGCAAAGCAGATCGAGGATCTGCTCTACAAGCGCTCGGGTCTGCTCGGCCTGTCGGGCATCGGCAACGACATGCGGGTGCTGCTGGCAAGCGAGGAAGCGCGCGCCAGGCTGGCGATCGAGCACTTCGTCTACCGCATCGGTCGTGAACTCGGCGCGCTCGCCGCCGTTCTCGGCGGCCTCGACGCGCTGGTGTTCACTGCCGGCATCGGCGAGAACAGTGCGCGCATTCGCGAACTCGTCTGCGAGCAGGCTGCATGGCTGGGCATCGAGATCGATCGCGCAGCCAACGAGGCTGGCGGCCCGTGCATCAGCCGCGGCGGCAAGGCTTCGGCGTGGGTGCTGCCGACCAACGAGGAACTGATGATCGCACGGCACACACGGCAACTGCTGGCGCTCTGA
- a CDS encoding SoxR reducing system RseC family protein has translation MNEAWGTVVALVGEQATIRIDETGCGRCRQPGGCGGSQAATLFCHTPRTFSVPNPDGRQVGERVQVVLAGGSLGRSALHAYVQPLLALLGGALTGSAIAGEAGAIGGAVAGLLLGWLLLRRAQMRWRQEHGLQPSIRS, from the coding sequence ATGAATGAAGCCTGGGGCACGGTGGTGGCGCTCGTTGGCGAGCAGGCGACGATCCGCATCGACGAGACGGGTTGCGGCCGCTGCCGGCAGCCGGGGGGCTGCGGTGGCAGTCAGGCCGCGACGCTTTTCTGCCACACACCGCGGACCTTCAGCGTGCCGAACCCGGACGGTCGACAGGTTGGCGAGCGGGTGCAGGTCGTCCTCGCCGGCGGGTCGCTGGGCCGCAGCGCGCTGCATGCCTACGTGCAGCCGCTGCTCGCGCTGCTCGGCGGGGCACTCACCGGTTCGGCGATCGCCGGCGAAGCGGGGGCGATCGGTGGGGCGGTTGCCGGCCTGTTGCTCGGCTGGTTGCTCCTGCGCCGGGCGCAGATGCGCTGGCGTCAGGAGCACGGTCTGCAGCCATCGATCCGCTCTTGA
- a CDS encoding BTAD domain-containing putative transcriptional regulator, whose protein sequence is MGKFSSPRLPRVLVRERLFRLIDDGLQASAVWIAGCAGAGKTTLIGSHLDSRRLNAFWYQVDRGDRDAASCCHFLRQAIARQTAAAGGGMLPLDALASADLRAFFRHYFADLYRGLPAPATLVFDNAQEGLSSPTFRALLVAAIHEAPPHVHLLIASRVRPPTDFARLLGNGELVVLDPDELPFSEEESLAVQRLARSQAGTRSLSEMGRLHQLSRGWPAGLKLLLQLSPLQARQLGTAATANQEALFAYLAGEIFEQQTATVQHLLLELAHLPRMSARMAEELCGRAEAADVLVTMHGDSILTTLHGPTQDGPYEFHPLLRDFLRCRARTQLAADEQARLRRRAAALLVAAGDLDSAAQLLIDGAHWDELRTLVRNAAESLLRQGAHRTLAGWLQALPAELRDDDPWLCYWQGEAELHFAPPLAQERFAQAYRLFREQQDGDGAFLAWSASVDLICLEWADFSQLDYWLDEVASLRAAFGEPPAALQERFTASMFSGLMFRRPQDPDIHAIAERLLAFVEQCSDPGRRLLLGCNLHVYYTVCVGRRAEYERLMNVLPPPKGIALPPVFAVLWEALQAMDHWRWGRCAQTVSTASRGVRLAHEHGLRMWDFLLAALEIYGWVNDGVADRARLALHRFERMIEPRRQIDLAHLHYLTALQRVVAGDGSGAVSSAEAADAISDHCGGPHQRALDALALAQALHACGRTDEAWLALDSARRFGALMQGEVLPYQADLCEASFALAAGDAQRCASALQRAFSVGARQDYLNHQHFFPVEMARLCAFALEHDIVADFARRLIDIRRLKPPRIDLPLWPWPVRIHTLGRFSLVVSGQPIRAADGQQQQKPLELLRVLIALGGREVRISEVIGEIWPAAAAAPIGKRERNAFDSALSRLRRILAADGGPDDLVLVEDGLLRLNPDRCWVDLWCCQRLLGAARALLDAPAPPPAAELLAPARELLRHYQGDFLAREAPLPCITRRRDELRQQVVTTLADLAAALCRAGPHDEAARLFERATAIDPCRERLYREWMICLQQQGEVAEGLRVYQRCREILADRLGSRPSAATEAVRHALQEASGDAGKRD, encoded by the coding sequence TTGGGAAAGTTCTCTTCTCCGCGGCTGCCGCGGGTGCTGGTGCGCGAGCGCCTGTTCCGTCTCATCGACGATGGCCTGCAGGCATCGGCGGTGTGGATCGCCGGTTGCGCCGGTGCGGGCAAGACCACCCTCATCGGCAGCCACCTCGACAGCCGCCGCCTGAACGCGTTCTGGTACCAGGTCGATCGCGGCGACCGCGATGCCGCCAGCTGCTGCCACTTCCTGCGGCAGGCGATCGCGCGCCAGACTGCCGCTGCCGGCGGCGGCATGCTGCCGCTCGATGCCCTCGCCAGCGCCGATCTGCGAGCCTTCTTCCGGCATTACTTCGCTGACCTCTACCGTGGATTGCCCGCTCCCGCGACACTCGTCTTCGACAACGCGCAAGAGGGCCTTTCCTCGCCGACCTTCCGCGCCTTGCTCGTGGCCGCCATCCACGAAGCACCGCCCCACGTCCACCTGCTGATCGCCAGCCGGGTACGACCGCCGACCGACTTCGCGCGCCTGCTCGGCAACGGCGAGCTGGTCGTGCTCGACCCGGACGAACTGCCGTTCAGCGAGGAGGAATCGCTCGCCGTGCAGCGCCTCGCGCGATCGCAGGCCGGCACCCGTTCGCTGAGCGAGATGGGTCGCCTGCACCAGCTCAGTCGCGGCTGGCCGGCGGGACTGAAGTTGCTGCTGCAGTTGTCGCCGCTGCAAGCCAGGCAACTCGGCACCGCCGCCACTGCCAATCAGGAAGCACTGTTCGCCTACCTCGCGGGCGAGATCTTCGAGCAGCAGACCGCAACCGTGCAACACCTGCTGCTCGAACTGGCGCACTTGCCACGCATGAGCGCCCGCATGGCCGAGGAGTTGTGCGGCCGCGCCGAGGCGGCCGATGTCCTCGTGACGATGCATGGCGACAGCATCCTCACCACCCTGCACGGCCCGACGCAGGACGGGCCGTACGAATTCCACCCGCTGCTGCGCGACTTCCTGCGCTGCCGCGCGCGGACGCAACTCGCCGCTGACGAGCAGGCGCGCCTGCGCCGTCGCGCCGCGGCTCTGCTCGTCGCCGCTGGCGACCTCGATTCCGCCGCCCAGCTCCTGATCGACGGCGCGCACTGGGACGAGCTGCGCACGCTGGTTCGCAACGCGGCGGAATCACTGCTGCGCCAGGGGGCGCACCGCACCCTCGCCGGCTGGCTGCAGGCGCTGCCCGCCGAACTGCGCGACGACGACCCGTGGTTGTGCTACTGGCAAGGCGAAGCCGAACTGCACTTCGCTCCGCCGCTGGCGCAGGAGCGCTTCGCGCAGGCCTACCGGCTGTTCCGTGAGCAGCAGGACGGCGACGGCGCCTTTCTCGCCTGGTCGGCGAGTGTCGACCTGATTTGCCTCGAGTGGGCCGACTTCAGCCAGCTCGACTACTGGCTGGATGAGGTCGCGTCGCTGCGCGCGGCTTTCGGTGAGCCTCCGGCCGCGCTGCAGGAGCGCTTCACGGCCAGCATGTTCAGCGGGCTGATGTTCCGCCGGCCGCAGGATCCCGACATCCACGCCATCGCAGAGCGCCTGCTGGCTTTCGTCGAGCAGTGCAGCGATCCGGGCCGGCGCCTGCTGCTCGGCTGCAACCTGCACGTCTACTACACCGTCTGCGTCGGCCGTCGCGCCGAGTACGAACGGCTGATGAACGTGCTGCCGCCGCCCAAGGGCATCGCCCTGCCGCCGGTCTTCGCCGTCCTCTGGGAAGCGTTGCAGGCGATGGATCACTGGCGCTGGGGCCGCTGTGCGCAAACCGTCAGCACGGCGTCGCGGGGGGTTCGCCTGGCACATGAACACGGCTTGCGGATGTGGGACTTCCTGCTCGCGGCACTCGAGATCTATGGCTGGGTCAATGATGGAGTTGCCGATCGCGCACGGCTGGCGCTGCACCGCTTCGAGCGAATGATCGAACCGCGGCGCCAGATCGATCTGGCGCATTTGCACTACCTGACGGCGCTGCAGAGAGTCGTCGCCGGCGATGGCAGCGGCGCAGTCAGTAGCGCCGAGGCAGCCGATGCGATCTCCGACCACTGCGGCGGACCGCACCAGCGCGCGCTCGACGCCCTGGCTCTGGCCCAGGCGCTGCATGCCTGCGGGCGCACCGATGAAGCCTGGCTGGCGCTCGACAGCGCCCGCCGCTTCGGCGCGCTGATGCAGGGAGAAGTGCTCCCGTATCAGGCAGACCTGTGCGAGGCGAGCTTCGCGCTCGCAGCCGGCGACGCGCAGCGCTGCGCCAGCGCGCTGCAGCGGGCGTTCAGCGTCGGCGCGCGCCAGGACTACCTCAACCACCAGCATTTCTTCCCGGTCGAGATGGCCCGCCTCTGCGCCTTCGCGCTCGAGCACGACATCGTTGCCGACTTCGCCCGCCGGCTGATCGACATCCGGCGGCTGAAGCCGCCACGCATCGATCTGCCACTCTGGCCGTGGCCGGTGCGCATCCACACCCTCGGCCGCTTCAGCCTGGTCGTCTCCGGGCAACCGATCCGCGCGGCGGACGGCCAGCAACAGCAGAAGCCCCTCGAGCTGCTGCGCGTCCTGATCGCCCTCGGCGGACGGGAAGTTCGGATCAGTGAGGTGATCGGCGAGATCTGGCCGGCGGCCGCGGCGGCGCCGATCGGCAAGCGCGAGCGCAACGCCTTCGACAGCGCCCTCTCGCGGCTGCGACGGATCCTCGCCGCGGACGGTGGGCCCGATGATCTGGTGCTGGTCGAGGACGGCCTGCTGCGGCTCAATCCTGACCGCTGCTGGGTCGACCTCTGGTGTTGCCAGCGCCTGCTGGGAGCGGCACGCGCGCTGCTCGATGCGCCGGCTCCGCCGCCGGCGGCTGAACTGCTGGCGCCGGCGCGCGAGCTCCTGCGCCATTACCAGGGCGACTTCCTCGCCCGTGAAGCGCCGCTACCCTGCATCACCCGCCGGCGCGACGAGCTGCGGCAGCAGGTGGTGACGACGCTCGCCGATCTCGCCGCCGCCCTCTGTCGCGCCGGCCCGCACGATGAGGCGGCCAGGCTGTTTGAGCGGGCGACGGCGATCGACCCCTGCCGCGAGCGGCTTTACCGCGAATGGATGATCTGCCTGCAGCAGCAGGGCGAAGTCGCCGAGGGACTGCGCGTCTACCAGCGCTGTCGCGAGATCCTCGCCGATCGTCTCGGCAGCCGACCGTCTGCAGCGACCGAGGCAGTCCGTCACGCGCTGCAGGAGGCGTCCGGAGACGCCGGCAAGCGCGACTGA
- the rpoE gene encoding RNA polymerase sigma factor RpoE, which yields MSERETDQLLVERAQAGEKRAFDVLVAKYQRKVARLLSRFVRDPAEVEDVAQEAFIKAYRALPSFRGDSAFYTWLYRISINTAKNYLVAQGRRAPTSTEFDAEEAEVFEDASQLRDINTPESLLLTRQIGETVNAAMDALPAELRHAIVLREIDGLSYEEIASVMSCPIGTVRSRIFRAREAVAEKLRPLLDVAADRRW from the coding sequence ATGAGCGAACGCGAGACGGACCAGCTCCTGGTGGAACGTGCGCAGGCGGGGGAGAAGCGCGCTTTCGATGTGCTGGTTGCCAAGTACCAGCGCAAGGTCGCGCGCCTGTTGTCGCGCTTCGTGCGCGATCCGGCGGAAGTCGAGGATGTGGCGCAGGAAGCCTTCATCAAGGCCTACCGCGCGCTGCCCTCGTTTCGTGGCGACAGCGCCTTCTACACCTGGCTGTACCGCATCTCGATCAACACCGCCAAGAACTACCTCGTCGCCCAGGGCCGCCGCGCGCCGACCTCGACCGAGTTCGACGCCGAGGAGGCCGAGGTCTTCGAGGACGCCAGCCAGTTGCGCGACATCAACACACCGGAGAGTCTGCTGCTCACGCGGCAGATCGGCGAGACGGTCAATGCTGCGATGGACGCGCTGCCGGCCGAGCTGCGCCATGCGATCGTCCTGCGCGAGATCGATGGCCTGAGCTATGAAGAGATCGCCAGTGTCATGAGCTGCCCGATCGGTACCGTCCGTTCGCGCATTTTCCGCGCACGCGAGGCGGTTGCCGAGAAGCTTCGCCCACTCCTTGACGTAGCGGCGGACCGTCGCTGGTAG
- a CDS encoding DegQ family serine endoprotease has translation MRQLLLAFFFVLFSLPAQAQNRGLPDFTELVEKQGPAVVNISTTQTQRGGGRGAQPFPFDENDPMYEFFRRFIPRQPGMPGIPGMPREFESRSLGSGFVISADGYILTNAHVVESADEILVRLTDKREFKARVIGTDKRTDVALIKIEASGLPTVRLGDPGVLKVGEWVVAIGSPFGFDNSVTAGIVSAKGRSLPQENFVPFIQTDVAVNPGNSGGPLFNMRGEVVGINSQIYSRSGGFMGISFAIPIDVAMEVQGQLRATGKVSRGRIGVVIQEVTKELAESFGLAKAQGAVVNAVEKGGPADKAGVEPGDVILRFDGKPIAGSGDLPRIVGGTRPGSRATIQVWRKGATRDLVLVVAEIPAEEKTASRSSRSAKPAERAANRLGLVVAEPTPEQKRELKLDAGLLVEDVRNMAARADLRPGDILLALIARGESIELKSVEQFNRLLAQLDKSASVTLLVRRGELQTFVTIKAAPEKRGE, from the coding sequence ATGAGACAACTTCTTCTTGCCTTCTTCTTCGTCCTCTTCTCGCTGCCGGCGCAAGCGCAAAACCGGGGCTTGCCCGATTTCACCGAACTGGTCGAGAAACAGGGGCCGGCCGTGGTGAATATCAGCACCACGCAGACGCAACGCGGCGGCGGCAGGGGCGCGCAACCCTTCCCGTTCGACGAGAACGACCCGATGTACGAGTTTTTCCGCCGCTTCATCCCGCGCCAGCCCGGCATGCCGGGTATTCCGGGGATGCCGCGCGAGTTCGAGAGCCGCTCGCTCGGTTCGGGCTTCGTCATCAGCGCCGATGGCTACATCCTGACCAATGCGCACGTCGTCGAGTCGGCCGACGAGATCCTCGTCCGCCTGACCGACAAGCGCGAGTTCAAGGCGCGCGTCATCGGTACCGACAAGCGCACCGATGTGGCGTTGATCAAGATCGAGGCGAGCGGTCTGCCGACCGTTCGCCTGGGTGATCCGGGGGTGCTCAAGGTCGGCGAGTGGGTCGTGGCGATCGGCTCGCCATTCGGCTTCGACAACAGTGTCACCGCCGGCATCGTCAGCGCCAAGGGGCGCTCGCTGCCGCAGGAGAACTTCGTTCCCTTCATCCAGACCGATGTCGCGGTCAATCCGGGCAATTCGGGCGGGCCGCTGTTCAACATGAGGGGCGAGGTGGTCGGCATCAACTCGCAGATCTACAGCCGATCGGGCGGCTTCATGGGGATTTCCTTCGCCATCCCGATCGACGTCGCGATGGAGGTACAAGGGCAGTTGCGCGCCACTGGCAAGGTCAGCCGGGGCCGCATCGGCGTCGTCATCCAGGAGGTGACGAAGGAGCTGGCGGAGTCCTTCGGCCTGGCGAAGGCGCAGGGTGCCGTGGTGAACGCGGTCGAGAAGGGTGGCCCGGCGGACAAGGCCGGAGTCGAGCCGGGCGACGTGATTCTCCGCTTCGACGGCAAGCCGATCGCCGGTTCGGGCGACTTGCCGCGCATCGTCGGTGGCACCAGGCCGGGCAGCAGAGCGACGATCCAGGTCTGGCGCAAGGGCGCGACGCGCGATCTGGTGCTCGTCGTCGCCGAGATTCCGGCCGAAGAGAAGACCGCCAGCCGCAGCAGCCGCAGCGCCAAGCCAGCCGAGCGGGCAGCCAACCGCCTCGGACTGGTGGTGGCGGAACCGACGCCGGAGCAGAAGCGTGAACTCAAGCTCGATGCGGGCCTGCTCGTGGAGGACGTGCGCAACATGGCGGCGCGCGCCGATCTGCGGCCGGGCGACATTCTGCTGGCACTGATCGCGCGCGGCGAGAGCATCGAACTGAAGAGCGTCGAGCAGTTCAACCGCCTGCTCGCACAGCTCGACAAGTCGGCCAGCGTCACCCTGCTGGTCCGGCGCGGCGAGCTGCAGACCTTCGTCACCATCAAGGCGGCGCCCGAGAAGCGCGGCGAGTGA
- a CDS encoding glutaredoxin family protein, which yields MPSMKLTLLSRSCCHLCSDMEAALAPLVNEFGVELEVLDVDDDAALLEVYDELVPVLLHDGVELCHYFLDVGRVRDHLRAMSSPIARQPSPSPSANGS from the coding sequence ATGCCGTCGATGAAGCTGACGCTGCTCTCGCGCTCCTGCTGCCATCTCTGTTCCGACATGGAGGCGGCGCTGGCGCCGCTGGTCAACGAGTTCGGCGTCGAGCTCGAAGTGCTCGACGTCGACGACGATGCGGCGCTGCTCGAAGTCTACGACGAGCTGGTGCCCGTCCTTCTGCATGACGGCGTCGAGCTGTGCCACTACTTCCTGGATGTCGGCAGGGTGCGCGATCACCTGCGTGCGATGTCGTCGCCCATCGCCCGGCAGCCATCACCATCACCCTCAGCGAACGGATCATGA
- a CDS encoding bifunctional enoyl-CoA hydratase/phosphate acetyltransferase: protein MTPDTLENRCFDEINIGDSASITHTLSVNDVQLFAAVSGDLNPTRLDSELDRQLGPNDLAAHSMWLGAQVSGILGKQLPGPGTVHAGQDLEFLAPLAVGEQVTISITATAKDAASRRVSFACRGVNGRGETIMTGTARVIAPQAKVRMERPDAASISIQSHDNFGRFVERCQQLPPVSVAVAHPCDESSLAAALQAKREGLIEPILVGPVARLRAVAEQAGLDLAGVRIDDVPHSHAAAFRAVELVRLGEAAALMKGSLHTDELMAEVVSKTTGLRTERRITHAFLMDVPTYHKGLIVTDAAINIAPDLDTKRDICQNAIDLAHVLGIERPKVAIICAVESINSRMVCTTDAASLCKMADRGQISGAILDGPLALDNAISKEAARIKKIDSPVAGDPDIVVVPDLAAGNILAKQLTFMGNADGAGVVLGARVPIILTSRADNRRTKLASCAVAVLMASAAAGQAPTRAGV from the coding sequence ATGACCCCGGATACCCTCGAGAACCGCTGTTTCGACGAGATCAACATCGGCGACAGCGCCAGCATCACGCACACCCTGAGCGTCAACGACGTGCAGCTTTTCGCCGCCGTTTCCGGCGACCTCAATCCGACCCGGCTCGACAGCGAACTCGACCGGCAGCTCGGGCCGAACGACCTCGCGGCGCACAGCATGTGGCTCGGGGCGCAGGTTTCCGGCATCCTCGGCAAGCAGCTTCCCGGCCCGGGAACGGTACATGCCGGACAGGATCTCGAGTTCCTGGCACCGCTGGCGGTCGGTGAGCAGGTGACGATCTCGATCACCGCCACGGCCAAGGATGCGGCCAGCCGGCGGGTCAGCTTCGCCTGCCGTGGCGTCAACGGCCGCGGCGAGACGATCATGACCGGCACCGCGCGGGTGATCGCGCCGCAGGCCAAGGTGCGCATGGAGCGGCCGGACGCGGCCAGCATCTCGATCCAGAGCCACGACAACTTCGGGCGCTTCGTCGAACGCTGCCAGCAACTGCCGCCGGTGTCGGTCGCCGTGGCGCATCCGTGCGACGAGTCGTCGCTCGCCGCAGCGCTGCAGGCGAAACGCGAGGGACTGATCGAGCCGATCCTCGTCGGACCTGTCGCGCGCCTGCGTGCGGTGGCGGAGCAGGCCGGTCTCGACCTCGCCGGCGTGCGCATCGACGACGTGCCGCACAGCCATGCCGCCGCCTTCCGCGCCGTCGAACTGGTACGCCTCGGTGAGGCGGCGGCATTGATGAAGGGCAGCCTGCACACCGACGAACTGATGGCCGAGGTGGTCAGCAAGACCACCGGTCTGCGCACCGAGCGGCGCATCACGCACGCCTTCCTGATGGATGTGCCGACATACCACAAGGGGCTGATCGTCACCGATGCGGCGATCAACATCGCTCCCGATCTCGACACCAAGCGTGACATCTGCCAGAACGCGATCGATCTGGCGCATGTGCTCGGCATCGAAAGGCCGAAGGTGGCGATCATCTGCGCCGTCGAGTCGATCAATTCGCGCATGGTGTGCACCACCGATGCCGCGTCGTTGTGCAAGATGGCGGACCGCGGCCAGATCAGTGGTGCGATCCTCGATGGTCCACTCGCTCTCGACAACGCGATCAGCAAGGAAGCGGCACGCATCAAGAAGATCGACTCGCCGGTTGCCGGCGACCCGGACATCGTCGTCGTACCGGATCTGGCCGCGGGCAACATCCTCGCCAAGCAGCTCACCTTCATGGGCAACGCCGACGGCGCCGGCGTCGTCCTCGGCGCGCGCGTGCCGATCATCCTCACCAGCCGCGCCGACAACCGGCGCACCAAGCTTGCGTCGTGCGCGGTTGCCGTCCTGATGGCCAGCGCGGCGGCTGGCCAGGCGCCGACCCGGGCAGGAGTCTGA
- a CDS encoding Calx-beta domain-containing protein: MSRIISVDDIVISKSAAHAVFTVRLSEADPRAAVTVRWTLIGLTSASGDERDDEFGMLVFDPGVVERVISVSIASRRVAARTETLALIICSASANAVIGNTVAIATIIDCTAALGRPLVTVDDCVVDSSMREASFVVTLDRPSTSLVAMSYATQDAGAVAGRHYVATSGRLNFAPGETAKTVKVTLLDAMAADPFDAFNLVLSQLAGATTLDPVGTAIIVGHARRLLLPPGRCAGDIVVRSSHATGHALVPADARHDGSCRTDYGTAGEDRGGDFLDHAGFLAPGPDEMLRTMWLTLSGDAAEEPSPRRAARDCPPAAPAGQRRVRASRQRRRSSPKLRRAGRLWSAPTLQ, translated from the coding sequence ATGTCTCGCATCATCTCGGTCGACGACATCGTCATCAGCAAGTCCGCTGCCCATGCAGTGTTCACCGTGCGCCTGTCCGAAGCGGACCCACGGGCTGCGGTGACGGTCAGGTGGACACTCATCGGTCTGACTTCGGCAAGCGGCGACGAGCGCGACGATGAGTTCGGGATGCTTGTTTTCGACCCGGGAGTCGTCGAGCGGGTCATCAGCGTCTCCATTGCGAGCAGGCGTGTAGCCGCAAGGACGGAAACACTCGCGCTGATCATCTGCTCGGCGAGCGCAAATGCCGTCATCGGCAACACGGTGGCGATCGCGACGATCATCGACTGCACCGCGGCGCTGGGACGGCCGCTGGTGACGGTCGACGACTGCGTGGTGGACAGCTCGATGCGGGAAGCGAGCTTCGTCGTAACGCTCGACCGGCCATCGACGAGTCTCGTGGCGATGAGCTACGCGACGCAGGACGCCGGCGCGGTGGCTGGACGCCACTACGTCGCGACCAGTGGCCGGCTCAATTTTGCGCCTGGCGAAACCGCGAAGACGGTCAAGGTCACCCTGCTCGACGCGATGGCGGCCGATCCCTTCGATGCCTTCAACCTCGTCCTGTCGCAGTTGGCCGGCGCGACGACGCTCGACCCGGTGGGGACGGCGATCATCGTCGGCCATGCTCGCCGGCTGCTGCTTCCGCCTGGCCGGTGCGCGGGCGATATCGTCGTCCGCTCGAGCCACGCCACCGGCCACGCGCTCGTGCCTGCCGACGCTCGGCACGACGGCAGTTGCCGCACGGACTACGGCACCGCCGGCGAGGACAGGGGTGGCGACTTCCTCGACCACGCAGGCTTCCTGGCTCCTGGCCCGGACGAAATGCTGCGCACGATGTGGCTGACCCTGTCCGGCGACGCGGCAGAGGAACCGAGCCCGCGGCGCGCTGCGCGCGATTGTCCGCCTGCGGCGCCGGCGGGACAGCGACGAGTGCGCGCCAGCAGGCAACGGCGACGATCATCGCCCAAGCTGCGGCGGGCGGGGCGCCTCTGGTCCGCGCCGACCCTGCAGTAG